In Strix uralensis isolate ZFMK-TIS-50842 chromosome 7, bStrUra1, whole genome shotgun sequence, the following proteins share a genomic window:
- the LOC141945624 gene encoding beta-microseminoprotein-like, with protein MKGFLAFLVAMDIIVTLGDAYCFSKLNKPGEADKGCILDGKLYPFGEISRTENCFRCSCSREAMRCCSLFHTPIGYDKEDCKVVFNKKSCDYDVVLKSDPSKECVVYSRVG; from the exons ATG AAAGGCTTTCTGGCTTTCCTTGTTGCAATGGACATCATCGTGACACTGGGTGATGCATACTGCTTTTCTAAACTGAACAAGCCAGGGGAGGCTGACAAAG GCTGTATACTGGACGGAAAACTATATCCCTTTGGAGAGATCTCGAGGACAGAAAATTGTTTCAGATGCAGCTGCAGCCGAGAAGCAATGCGTTGCTGCTCCCT CTTTCATACTCCTATTGGTTATGACAAAGAGGACTGTAAAGTAGTTTTCAACAAGAAAAGCTGTGACTATGATGTGGTGCTGAAGAGTGACCCCTCAAAGGAGTGTGTTGTCTATTCTCGTGTGGGCTAA
- the LOC141946219 gene encoding beta-microseminoprotein-like, which produces MSEKTILACLLVLAVSLPLSNASCFIEPLNSENSDIAGCLDSEKKLHKFGSQWRTDDCLDCFCSKDGIDCCTAFVRPVDYDKEKCISIFNKETCTYKTVEKDDHSKECPVHGWVG; this is translated from the exons ATGAGTGAG AAGACCATCTTGGCCTGCCTTCTTGTTCTTGCTGTTAGCCTGCCACTGTCCAATGCTTCCTGCTTCATTGAGCCATTGAATTCAGAGAATTCAGACATTGCAG GCTGCCTTGACtcagaaaaaaagctgcataaATTTGGTTCCCAGTGGAGGACCGATGACTGCCTTGATTGCTTCTGTTCCAAGGACGGAATTGACTGCTGCACCGC CTTTGTAAGACCAGTTGACTACGATAAAGAGAAGTGTATAAGCATTTTCAACAAGGAGACCTGCACTTATAAAACAGTGGAGAAAGATGATCACTCAAAAGAATGCCCAGTCCATGGGTGGGTGGGCTAA
- the ELOB gene encoding elongin-B — MDVYLMICRHKTTIFTEAKETTTVHELKKVVEGILKRPPEEQRLYKDNQLLDDDHRTLLDCGLSSQSCRPHVPATVGLALFRPSNGTFEPLRIDPFSSTPELPDVMKSQESGNSSSKQALH; from the coding sequence ATGGATGTCTACCTGATGATTTGCCGTCACAAGACAACAATCTTCACTGAGGCCAAAGAGACAACAACTGTGCATGAGTTGAAAAAGGTGGTGGAGGGAATACTGAAGAGGCCACCGGAGGAGCAGCGGCTCTACAAAGATAACCAGCTACTGGATGATGATCACAGGACTCTGCTAGACTGTGGCTTAAGCAGCCAAAGCTGTCGTCCTCATGTACCTGCCACGGTGGGCTTGGCTTTATTCAGACCTAGCAATGGCACCTTTGAACCATTGCGTATTGACCCCTTCTCAAGCACCCCAGAGCTACCTGATGTTATGAAGTCACAGGAGTCTGGTAACAGCTCTAGTAAACAAGCTTTGCATTAA
- the NPY4R2 gene encoding neuropeptide Y receptor type 4-2: MNKTRAVNDGFPFLNSKNWSSNRSFPVQISNQCRNITDLTVFLATSYSLETVLGIVGNICLIAVIAKQKEKANVTNILISNLIISDLFMCLVCLPFTVVYTMMDYWIFGEVMCKMTSFTQCTSVTVSILSLVLIALERHQLIINPTGWRPSISQAYLGIGVIWTLACLMSLPFLTTSILSNDLYEQLSHIMNFSTDKAICIDSWPSEQHRLIYTTTLLLLQYCIPLFFIILCYLRIYLRLQKRKDMFEKNEYSNRAVQLRRINILLACMVAAFAVCWLPLHVFNTIVDWNYKIISPCYHNLIFSLCHLVAMASTCVNPVIYGFLNSNFKKEVKSLILSCQHNSVTASMEEYDHLPLSTMQTEISKGSLMLNNRHNSI, translated from the coding sequence ATGAATAAGACAAGGGCTGTTAATGATGGTTTTCCTTTCCTGAACAGTAAGAACTGGAGCTCAAACCGAAGCTTCCCTGTGCAGATTTCTAATCAGTGCAGGAACATCACTGACCTTACTGTCTTTCTGGCCACCTCTTACAGCTTGGAGACTGTCCTAGGCATTGTGGGAAACATCTGTCTGATTGCTGTCATTgccaagcagaaggaaaaggccAATGTCACCAACATTCTAATTTCCAACTTAATAATTTCAGACTTGTTTATGTGTCTTGTCTGTCTGCCTTTCACCGTTGTTTACACCATGATGGACTACTGGATATTTGGGGAAGTCATGTGCAAAATGACCTCTTTCACTCAGTGCACATCTGTGACAGTGTCAATTCTTTCCCTTGTCCTTATTGCTCTGGAAAGACACCAGCTCATCATAAACCCGACTGGCTGGAGACCAAGTATCTCCCAAGCCTATCTAGGAATTGGAGTGATTTGGACTTTAGCATGTCTCATGTCCCTGCCCTTTTTGACCACATCTATCTTGTCTAATGATTTGTACGAGCAGCTCTCGCACATCATGAATTTTTCCACTGACAAGGCCATATGCATCGACTCGTGGCCTTCTGAGCAACACCGACTTATCTACACTACTACTTTACTACTCTTGCAATATTGCATCCCACTGTTCTTCATTATACTTTGCTACCTGCGTATCTACTTACGTCTACAGAAGAGAAAGGACATGTTTGAGAAGAATGAATATAGCAACCGAGCAGTTCAGCTGCGAAGGATAAATATTTTGTTAGCATGCATGGTTGCAGCTTTTGCTGTTTGCTGGCTACCATTGCATGTTTTCAACACCATTGTGGACTGGAATTACAAAATCATTTCACCTTGCTACCACAATCTGATCTTCTCATTGTGCCACCTGGTAGCTATGGCTTCCACCTGTGTCAACCCTGTTATCTATGGTTTCCTAAACAGCAACTTCAAAAAAGAAGTGAAGTCACTGATTCTGAGCTGCCAGCATAATTCAGTAACTGCATCAATGGAAGAATATGATCATTTGCCTTTATCCACCATGCAGACTGAAATTTCCAAGGGCTCACTGATGTTGAACAACAGACATAATTCTATCTAG